The Arachis ipaensis cultivar K30076 chromosome B10, Araip1.1, whole genome shotgun sequence DNA window tggaatttcactataatcatcatgattacatacaccaattctctctagaaactatcattcctatccgggacaagtccaaaATCTAATctcaatcctgaacttgacttggtcactgccaagctttcaactgctaagtgttaacccaacttgtaaggggattcccacagaatcataaaacacaacacagatgtacaaataACCTCTAAGGACATTTatggcttttttttttaaattttgcactctctgcctttttttgcTCTgtgactttttcttacaaacctcactgtttgccttttttcatgagactcaagacagacaaaattaaacagaaaaatacaaaataaagaacattgaaggagaagaacttctgttactTAGGTagttatgagaactctgtgccttgcactctcactccttgcttcaagtCCTGGCTGTTCTCCattatttatagaaggggaagcatCCACGGTTGAAATTGTtgaaccaagctaaacttcttcttcttcaaaccaaACCgtttcggccagagagagaggagaggaaaccgaatgctataaccaacatgcaattacctctgtgtcttccCTTTGCACCAAGCTCCATCAATccgggccttccatcttgacttgcactTCAAGAAAGACTCCTAGCCCTTGATGTATTCTTGATGATGACAGTTTCTTCTACTCTAACTTCTGCCTcatcctccacgtagctacagtggctacccCATGTAGTGGTTGAACAAAaacagagacaagccatccctccaaggatcttcttcctctgaccgaaaCGATCTTCACCATTTTTGGCATAGAGAGCTTAAGATCACTTCACCATTTTTTACCCATTTtggcaaagatctcagccactccatacttcagattttctttttcttgatgccATCATCACTATGGCCTTGCAACTAGCTTCTTCCACTTTCTTTTGATAGCTTAAAATTTCTTCCATAGTTGCTGAAGTGACCGAAACTagaggagagaagagagagagtagaaagaaAAATATTCAATAGATTTGAACAAATGAATTAAAATGAATCAATTTTACTTCCCTCTTACTTTAGGTAGCGTGTAGCACTAATGATAGCAATAAAATCAATTGCTATTTTCTCTCTCATGATTTCAATGCAATTAAAGcaagttaattgaatttgaaatccatcacaAATTGAAAGTGGGATCCGTTGAAAGCATGGAACTTTGCTTTCTTTCAATATCGGTTTCGGACCAAGCTTTGGTCTAATAACAAAGATTTAAATGAGCTTGTTTCAACAATATACTGGCCCAACTAACAAAAGCTTGCTTCAGCCataataattaaatcaatttgTTCCAACTTCCAAGGCTGAATTTCTTTATCATATCGGGCTTGCTATTTTTCGGCCCAATAGCAAAATCTGCACagcaaaattatttaattaacacatatgaaccaaaatcaaattaataattttataattaatcatattaataatgtttagtcatcactatATTAATTTTGAGTTTTACAAACTCATCAAAtatgtaataaaataaaatgtctAATTATTTCTTTgtgttttcaaattttaaatgatttaatttctttctcaattttttaaaaatgaagGGACCAATTTTTCATTTACCAAAAAAAATGGAGATTaacttactattttattttattatgaatgaatgtgttggATATATTCGAATAAAGTTTAAGAACTATAATATAACTTGTCAATTCCTTTTTTTTCCAAAGACTTATTTATCCATATCAAAATTCTTCAAAGACCATCATTTAGGTTTACAAAAGAAGAAATCCTATCTCGATATACtaaatagaaaatataaataacaaaaatCTGTATACACTGAATTATGGACTTAATTGTGACAACTTATACTTGTGACATCAGCTAAATATATATGAGGATTGAGGAACCACAATTTGATCCATGTTgttcctattttatattttcttttgatGACAACAACTTCCCACTTGGAAATAAAATGCTAAACAATTATTTTCATTATTTGGAGGCTAGCTAGGCGAGtagttatattatatatatagaaaggtacgtattttttagaatttatgaCAAAAAGTTTGAATGCGCAAGTGGTTGATTATGGCCTTTgcctttgaaattttaaaaccgTCTTCTGGGAAGCCCGACAAGATGGGAAGACTTTATGATAATTATATAACATGATTTCTTGTATTTATGTGATTGGTCCATCCATCAATTCAAAAACATTGGATTGTTGTATCCATTATTATGTTATGGCTCGACTTGCAACTTTGCTTTTGACTTGGGTGACAATTAATGTATAGCACCTAACTTAGTAGAATTACATACACGACTAATACTTGTACTATACAAGGAATCAACACTGTTTAGACAACATGAACAAGACATAGATTCGGTAACCTTAGCTTAACCCCCAAGTGCTAGAGAACAAATAAGGTGGAAACTCAAGTGCAGTCGACTTTAGgcgaagttgatagctgagaacCGTTAGAtggtttgactgatttgactaaattttcatctaacggctctcaattatcaactttacgtgaagtcgactgcacctgagtttacACCAACAAATAAATATCGAATATGACAAAGAGAGAGGTTAATCAGTTAATAAGTGTTAAGTGATCAGCTAATAAGAATTAGTTAATAACCAAAGCACATGCAAAAAATAGTAATATTTCAATCAAACAAAAACAGATAATCAtctgaaaagtaaaaaaaataaataaataaaataaaacaaagcaCATACAAAAATGATAAACGAAATTAGAAAATCATTCATGCACATTCAAAAGTCATGAACAAAATTTGGAAAAAAGAATGagcaatttttattttgattttgaaactgGTAAGGGAGATGAACACTgaataaattcaaatttttgtgattttaaacAAGTGAAAAAAGTGTGAGACATTAAATTTGGATGTGTTTCTATTAACTGAATAATAATTACCTAGCACTAGCAGCACTATAACTCATATGTATTACATAGCAATTTTAATCTAAAACTTGTGTTTACAAAACTTATAAAGGGTGTAATTAATTCACATGAACCAATTAAGTGAATTAACATTATTTATATGCACTTTACACTTTAAACTTCTGAAAATGTACATTGATCTTGTACCTCAGATGATTGCAAGAATCTTCAAGAACTTTGGCTAGAAGGGTTCTTGAATTGCGAGTAGTATGGAGATCTTCACCACAAAGCTCACCGGACCATGTTGAAACCAGGGCCTTGAAGTTAAAGAAACTCAAATTGTTGAGAAAAGAGGAGGAAGATGAGGGAGAGTGAATATTAGAGAAGGGGGAAGAAGAATACAATCATCCAGAGGGTGATCCTCACTCTGCATCTAGTATGAGTTTTGCTTATATACTAGTCAGCTAACCACTATAACTAACTTGCCACTTGTGGTAAAACATAtactttatttcttatttttttgtgTTATTTCACTTCAAATCTTTGGTTAATAAAATTAGGTACAAAAACATGATAGCTTATTACTTATATCATTGGAAGTGATAAACTTTTGTATGTGTTATATCTATTGATGAAAATATGAGATAACAAGTTCAATTTTTCCTTTAATTAATTTCGTCATAGAAACATTTTCCTTTTTCTAAAATACTATTTATGTAGAGGAGTGTTAGGAGgtcagcaatttttgtgttttgtaaccatcaatagtgtttttaatgatgtgagattacATCAAATGGTGAaaaatcactcacttttcttttaatggttaagtactggccacaaaacacaaaagttgctggttcCTAAACTTCCTCATTTATGTATTATAATGtgattccccttttttttttataaaaaaaaaaaagaaaaatcttttTGTTATAAATTTACATTAGCTATCATCATAAAATAAAATGCATCTTTCTATACAATTAAAAATatgtgggtaggatgtaaatgaTCCTCAGACTAACCAACTATTTCCTGGATCTTTCCTCACATGACTCTTGGCCATTTTCTCCCTCCATTTAAGGGCTTCTTCCCATTTTCCCTCTGCACTATAAATGTTTGAAAGTAGAACATACGAAGCATGATGGCTGGGATTTAATTCTATCATCTTCAGAGCAGATTTTTCTCCAATCTTTGTGTTATTATGATTGCTACATGCACTCAGTAGTGTTCTCCATGATGCTTCACTTCCATCCCTTTTCACTATTTCGTAAGCTTCCTCTAGCCTCCCTGCCCTACCATAGGCATCAATTAGGCACGAGTAATGCTCGGATTCTGGCTTAATCTTGTATCTATGAAGCATCAATGTAAAGAAATTCGAAATATCTTCAACATAACCGCCATGACTACAAGCTGAAAACAGAGCTAAGAAAGTTACACGGTTAGGCGTCAAGCCATTCTTCTCCAACATACTGAAAACTTTTATGGCTTCCAATGCTTTTCCATGATGTGCATATCCGCATATCATGGCGTTATAAATTACTTCATTCGCCTGTTGTTGTTCAACGAAAACTTTCTTTGAGTCCTCCATGTTTCCGTATTTAGCATACATATCTATAATGGAACTTGCAACATAGACATCTTGGTTGTAACCAGACTTGATGGCAAAAGCATGGAATTGTTTTCCCACATCTATTGCTGAAAGCTGCGAACAAGCTGAGATGCATAAAGGAAGGCTATAACTGGTGAAAGTGATTCCATCGGCTAACATCTCTTTGCATAGCTCTAATGCTTCAAATTCCATCTCATTTTGTTTACAAGTTCCAATTATAGAACTCCAAGAACTATCATCTTTATGAACAATGTCAAGAAAAGCTTTGTAGGCATCATCCACTTGTTTACACTCAGAGTACATGTGGACTAATGCATTGCCAACCAAAGTAAGATGACTTATACTTGATTTCACTATAAGTGAATGGATTTGTTGACCAGCAGTTAACTCCGGTTTATTCTTGCAAGACTTCAGAACAGCAACTAGAGTGGCACCTTGAATTTGCAAAGATGTAGTTCTTCGAAGTTCTTGAAATAGTTGCATGGAGAGATCAGATCCCATCTCCAGCTGAGCATAAGTCAAGATCATAGAGTTCCATGCTACAATATCTTTATCATCAATCCTTCTAAACAACTTTTCTGCATCTGCTCGTTCACCAAAACTGCAATAGAGAGACAACAACACACTTGCTATAAAGCAATTGTTTTGATGCCCATATTTTATCATTTGGCCATGCACTTGAACTCCAGTGTTCAAGTCCTCTAATTCAAAACAGGCTTTTAAAGTACTTGATAACACATGCTGCTCAAGCTTCATCCTCTGTCTACATAAATCCTTGAAGATATTCACAGCTTCCTCGCCTCTATTGTTCTTGGTATAGGCTGTAATGATCGAATTACAGAGAAAACTATCCTTTTCCTCCATGTAGTCAAAGATTTTCCTGCAAGAATCTATGTCCCTAAATTCAGCATACAAGTCAACCAGAGTACTGCCAATCACCATATCAACTTCGGCACCAAACTTAAACACCAGCCCATGAACTCCCCTAACTTGGTCCAACGAAGAACAACACTTGAACAAGCCAATAAAAGTGCTGTGATCAGGTCTCAAGAAGTGAACCTCCCTCATTTCACTAAACAACCTCTTCACCACACCAAATTTACCAACTTGAGCAAATCCAGAAACCATGACATTCCAAGCAACAAGGTCCCTCTCCAACAATTCATGAAAGACACAACAAGCACTTTCAAGATCGCTGTCACTGCTAAAGTACATATACATAAGAGAGCTCCCAGCAAACTTGTCCCTCTCAAGGCCACACCGAACCAACAAACCATGAAGCTGCAAACCAACATCCCTCAAACCAGGATCAGCACAAGCGCGGAGCAGTGCAGATAACGTGTACTCATTGGGACTCTCACCAACCTCACGCATGTGATTAAACATGTCAAAGGCTTTTGGGAGATACCCATTTCtaagatttgcagaaattaatgTTGTCCAGGTAACAACGTTCTTGTGGGGCATTTGGTCGAACAGATGGTGGGTATAGCTGAATTGGCCACATTTTGAATAAAGGCTTAAAAGGTTATTTGCCAAATGCGTCTGCGAGATGCATTGGGTGACTACAAGCTTTGCATGAATTTGTTTGCACTCTGCGAGCGTTGTGGGGTTTGAAGACTTGGCCAATGACAGAAAAAACTGGTGAAGAAGATGAATGGATTTAGTTGGCACACGATGATGGTCAAATAGCACATGCATTGGCCTTTGGACAATTCATCCAAATTTCCACTAAATCAAATTGGTCCCCTAATCACCTGAATATGTGATCTGCATGACAATTAGTTGTGAAGTTAAACATGTAATAATACTCCATCCAATGAATTGGCaaccaaacaaaacatgaaaaagTAATAGTACCTTCAAAGCATTCAAATTTCAGAATGGCCTTAGCTGTTTGGGGATCTGCCCATCTGGCATCTCAATTTCCATTCAAGAACAATCGGTAACAGCAATGACAGCTAGATTTCAACGGTGCTTGAAATTTTGTCACAGCTCACAAATTTCATGCACCAAAAAGCAAAAGAATTACATTATCAatcgaataaaaaaaatgaacacGAACAACCAAAAGCAAAGTTGAACGAGAAATAACTGGAACGTActgagaggagaagaagaaggaggtggGGATTGGTGGCGAGGTTCACCggagaagaaagtgaggaagtgtTTGTTTTTTGGAGTGAGTGTTTTGGGCTTAAAAACTGTTTTGGGCTTAAAAACTGTTTTGGGCTCTGCTTATGAAGCCCAATGTAGTTCTTTTTTTGACACAAGTGTGATGTAGTAAAGGCCAAAAAAAAAGTGTGATGTAGTAATAGATATGATAGCAGACAATATTGTAGTTCTACATCTGAAGAAAGAAATGATAAATAGATCATATAGTTTGATTTAATAAGGTTAGTAACCTTTCCAATGAAAATGAGTTTTGTTTGCATTTAActaagaatttaattttcaattacataTTATATTAGCATGTGTCTCACGATAAAACGGTGTAAAAACCACGAAAAAgtcaaataaattattaaattatactcTATTCTATCCCTAATTAATCTCTATTAATTGTATACATGTTACTTGAACCAAGCCACTAATAAAAACTCTTGACTTTTTTATGTTGACATGTAACACCT harbors:
- the LOC107624279 gene encoding pentatricopeptide repeat-containing protein At4g33170-like: MHVLFDHHRVPTKSIHLLHQFFLSLAKSSNPTTLAECKQIHAKLVVTQCISQTHLANNLLSLYSKCGQFSYTHHLFDQMPHKNVVTWTTLISANLRNGYLPKAFDMFNHMREVGESPNEYTLSALLRACADPGLRDVGLQLHGLLVRCGLERDKFAGSSLMYMYFSSDSDLESACCVFHELLERDLVAWNVMVSGFAQVGKFGVVKRLFSEMREVHFLRPDHSTFIGLFKCCSSLDQVRGVHGLVFKFGAEVDMVIGSTLVDLYAEFRDIDSCRKIFDYMEEKDSFLCNSIITAYTKNNRGEEAVNIFKDLCRQRMKLEQHVLSSTLKACFELEDLNTGVQVHGQMIKYGHQNNCFIASVLLSLYCSFGERADAEKLFRRIDDKDIVAWNSMILTYAQLEMGSDLSMQLFQELRRTTSLQIQGATLVAVLKSCKNKPELTAGQQIHSLIVKSSISHLTLVGNALVHMYSECKQVDDAYKAFLDIVHKDDSSWSSIIGTCKQNEMEFEALELCKEMLADGITFTSYSLPLCISACSQLSAIDVGKQFHAFAIKSGYNQDVYVASSIIDMYAKYGNMEDSKKVFVEQQQANEVIYNAMICGYAHHGKALEAIKVFSMLEKNGLTPNRVTFLALFSACSHGGYVEDISNFFTLMLHRYKIKPESEHYSCLIDAYGRAGRLEEAYEIVKRDGSEASWRTLLSACSNHNNTKIGEKSALKMIELNPSHHASYVLLSNIYSAEGKWEEALKWREKMAKSHVRKDPGNSWLV